One Pseudomonas fluorescens genomic region harbors:
- the tuf gene encoding elongation factor Tu codes for MAKEKFDRSLPHVNVGTIGHVDHGKTTLTAALTRVCSEVFGSAIVDFDKIDSAPEEKARGITINTAHVEYNSKIRHYAHVDCPGHADYVKNMITGAAQMDGAILVCSAADGPMPQTREHILLSRQVGVPYIVVFLNKADLVDDAELLELVEMEVRDLLSTYDFPGDDTPIIIGSARMALEGKDDNEMGTTAVKKLVETLDAYIPEPVRMIDKPFLMPIEDVFSISGRGTVVTGRIERGIVRVQDPLEIVGLRDTTVSTCTGVEMFRKLLDEGRAGENCGVLLRGTKRDDVERGQVLVKPGSVKPHTKFTAEVYVLSKEEGGRHTPFFKGYRPQFYFRTTDVTGNCELPEGVEMVMPGDNIQMTVTLIKTIAMEDGLRFAIREGGRTVGAGVVAKIIE; via the coding sequence GTGGCTAAAGAAAAATTTGATCGTTCCCTACCGCACGTCAACGTTGGCACCATTGGTCACGTTGACCACGGTAAAACCACTCTGACTGCTGCTCTGACTCGCGTTTGCTCCGAAGTTTTCGGTTCCGCAATCGTTGACTTCGACAAGATCGACAGCGCTCCAGAAGAGAAAGCTCGCGGTATCACCATCAACACCGCACACGTTGAGTACAACTCGAAGATCCGTCACTACGCTCACGTTGACTGCCCAGGTCACGCTGACTATGTGAAGAACATGATCACCGGTGCTGCTCAAATGGACGGCGCTATTCTGGTTTGCTCGGCCGCTGATGGTCCGATGCCACAAACCCGTGAGCACATCCTGCTGTCCCGTCAGGTTGGCGTTCCGTACATCGTGGTCTTCCTGAACAAGGCTGACCTGGTAGACGACGCAGAGCTGCTGGAACTGGTTGAGATGGAAGTTCGCGACCTGCTGTCCACCTACGACTTCCCGGGCGATGACACTCCAATCATCATCGGTTCGGCTCGTATGGCGCTGGAAGGCAAAGACGACAACGAGATGGGCACCACTGCCGTCAAGAAGCTGGTTGAAACTCTGGATGCCTACATCCCAGAACCAGTTCGTATGATCGACAAGCCGTTCCTGATGCCAATCGAAGACGTATTCTCGATCTCGGGTCGCGGTACTGTTGTGACTGGTCGTATCGAGCGCGGTATCGTTCGCGTTCAGGATCCGCTGGAAATCGTTGGTCTGCGTGACACCACTGTCAGCACCTGCACTGGTGTTGAAATGTTCCGCAAACTGCTCGACGAAGGTCGTGCTGGCGAGAACTGCGGCGTTCTGCTGCGTGGTACCAAGCGTGACGACGTTGAGCGTGGCCAGGTACTGGTTAAGCCGGGTTCGGTTAAGCCGCACACCAAGTTCACCGCAGAGGTTTACGTTCTGAGCAAGGAAGAAGGCGGCCGTCACACTCCGTTCTTCAAAGGCTACCGTCCACAGTTCTACTTCCGTACTACTGACGTGACTGGTAACTGCGAGCTGCCAGAAGGCGTTGAAATGGTAATGCCAGGTGACAACATTCAGATGACTGTTACCCTGATCAAAACCATCGCGATGGAAGACGGTCTGCGTTTCGCTATCCGTGAAGGCGGTCGTACCGTCGGCGCTGGCGTCGTAGCCAAAATCATCGAGTAA
- the fusA gene encoding elongation factor G: MARTTPISRYRNIGIVAHVDAGKTTTTERVLFYTGKSHKMGEVHDGAATTDWMVQEQERGITITSAAITAFWKGSEKQYKDEHRFNVIDTPGHVDFTIEVERSLRVLDGAVVVFCGTSGVEPQSETVWRQANKYGVPRLVYVNKMDRAGANFLRVIGQIKQRLGHTPVPIQLAIGSEDNFQGQIDLINMQAVYWNDSDKGMVPVRKDIPAELQELAEEWRNNMVEAAAEANEELMNKYLEGEELSIEEIKAALRQRTIAGEIVLAVCGSSFKNKGVPLVLDAVIDYLPAPTDIPAIKGSNPDNEEEEMERHADDNEPFAALAFKIATDPFVGTLTFVRVYSGVLNSGDGVINSVKGKKERVGRMVQMHANAREEIKEVRAGDIAALIGMKDVTTGETLCNADKPIILVRMDFPEPVISVAVEPKTKDDQEKMGIALGKLAQEDPSFRVKTDEETGQTIISGMGELHLDILVDRMRREFNVEANIGKPQVSYRERITKNCEIEGKFVRQSGGRGQFGHCWIRFAPADEGQEGLQFVNEVVGGVVPKEYIPAIQKGIEEQMKNGVVAGYPLIGLKATVFDGSYHDVDSNEMAFKVAASMATKQLAQKGGGELLEPIMAVEVVTPEDYMGDVMGDLNRRRGMIQGMEDTVSGKVIRAEVPLGEMFGYATDVRSMSQGRASYSMEFKKYDTAPSHIVESVTKKQG; encoded by the coding sequence ATGGCTCGTACTACTCCGATTAGCCGCTACCGTAACATCGGTATCGTCGCTCACGTGGATGCTGGTAAAACCACCACCACCGAGCGCGTACTGTTTTACACCGGCAAAAGTCACAAAATGGGCGAGGTGCATGATGGCGCCGCGACCACAGACTGGATGGTTCAGGAGCAGGAGCGTGGTATTACCATTACTTCTGCTGCCATTACCGCCTTCTGGAAAGGTTCCGAGAAGCAGTACAAGGACGAGCACCGCTTCAACGTAATCGATACCCCAGGCCACGTGGACTTCACCATTGAAGTTGAACGTTCCCTGCGCGTACTCGACGGCGCTGTTGTTGTGTTCTGTGGTACTTCGGGTGTTGAGCCGCAGTCGGAAACCGTATGGCGTCAAGCCAACAAGTACGGCGTTCCACGTCTTGTTTACGTAAACAAGATGGACCGTGCCGGCGCCAACTTCCTGCGCGTGATCGGTCAGATCAAGCAGCGTCTGGGTCACACTCCGGTGCCGATCCAGTTGGCTATCGGTTCCGAAGACAACTTCCAGGGTCAGATCGATCTGATCAACATGCAAGCTGTGTACTGGAACGACTCTGACAAAGGTATGGTCCCTGTTCGCAAGGACATTCCTGCTGAGCTGCAAGAGCTGGCCGAAGAGTGGCGCAACAACATGGTTGAAGCTGCTGCCGAAGCCAACGAAGAGCTGATGAACAAGTACCTGGAAGGCGAAGAGCTGTCGATCGAAGAGATCAAGGCTGCTTTGCGTCAGCGTACTATCGCCGGCGAAATCGTTCTGGCCGTTTGCGGTTCTTCGTTCAAGAACAAGGGCGTTCCCCTGGTTCTCGACGCCGTTATCGACTACCTGCCAGCTCCGACCGACATTCCTGCTATCAAGGGTTCCAACCCTGATAACGAGGAAGAAGAGATGGAGCGTCATGCAGACGACAACGAGCCTTTCGCGGCTCTGGCGTTCAAGATCGCTACCGACCCATTCGTGGGTACTCTGACCTTCGTCCGCGTTTACTCGGGCGTGTTGAACTCCGGCGACGGCGTGATCAACTCGGTCAAAGGCAAGAAAGAGCGCGTGGGTCGTATGGTGCAAATGCACGCAAACGCCCGTGAAGAGATCAAGGAAGTGCGCGCTGGCGACATCGCGGCCCTGATCGGCATGAAGGACGTCACCACTGGTGAAACCCTCTGCAACGCTGACAAGCCAATCATCCTGGTTCGTATGGACTTCCCGGAGCCGGTTATTTCGGTTGCCGTAGAGCCTAAGACCAAGGATGACCAGGAAAAAATGGGTATCGCTCTGGGCAAACTTGCTCAGGAAGACCCGTCTTTCCGCGTTAAAACTGATGAAGAGACTGGTCAGACGATCATCTCCGGCATGGGCGAGCTGCACCTGGACATCCTGGTTGACCGGATGCGCCGTGAGTTCAACGTCGAAGCCAACATCGGCAAGCCTCAGGTTTCGTATCGTGAGCGCATCACGAAGAATTGTGAAATCGAAGGCAAGTTCGTTCGTCAATCCGGTGGTCGCGGCCAGTTCGGTCACTGCTGGATCCGTTTTGCTCCTGCTGACGAAGGTCAGGAAGGTCTGCAATTCGTGAACGAAGTTGTAGGTGGTGTGGTTCCTAAGGAATACATCCCGGCTATCCAGAAGGGTATCGAAGAGCAGATGAAGAACGGCGTTGTTGCCGGCTATCCGCTGATCGGCCTGAAGGCTACCGTGTTCGATGGTTCTTACCACGACGTCGACTCCAACGAGATGGCGTTTAAAGTGGCTGCCTCCATGGCGACCAAGCAACTGGCCCAGAAGGGCGGTGGTGAGTTGCTCGAGCCGATCATGGCGGTAGAGGTTGTTACGCCTGAAGACTATATGGGTGATGTGATGGGCGACCTTAACCGTCGTCGCGGCATGATCCAGGGTATGGAAGACACAGTGTCCGGCAAGGTTATCCGTGCCGAGGTTCCACTGGGTGAGATGTTCGGTTATGCGACCGACGTTCGTTCCATGTCCCAGGGTCGCGCAAGCTACTCTATGGAATTCAAAAAATACGATACGGCTCCGTCGCACATCGTCGAATCCGTAACCAAAAAACAAGGCTGA
- the rpsG gene encoding 30S ribosomal protein S7, with protein MPRRRVAAKREILDDPKYGSQILAKFMNHVMESGKKAVAERIVYGALETVAARKAGTDPLELFEKALDAIAPLVEVKSRRVGGATYQVPVEVRPSRRNALAMRWLVDFARKRGEKSMALRLAGELLDAAEGKGAAVKKREDVHRMAEANKAFSHYRF; from the coding sequence ATGCCAAGACGTCGCGTAGCAGCAAAGCGTGAGATTCTGGACGATCCGAAATACGGAAGCCAGATCCTCGCCAAATTCATGAACCACGTTATGGAAAGCGGCAAGAAAGCCGTTGCCGAGCGTATCGTTTATGGTGCCCTGGAAACCGTTGCGGCCCGTAAGGCTGGCACCGATCCCCTGGAACTCTTCGAAAAAGCACTCGACGCCATCGCTCCGCTGGTCGAAGTGAAGTCGCGCCGCGTTGGTGGTGCTACTTACCAGGTTCCGGTCGAGGTTCGTCCTTCCCGTCGTAACGCTCTGGCAATGCGCTGGTTGGTAGACTTCGCCCGTAAGCGCGGCGAGAAGTCTATGGCTCTGCGTTTGGCTGGCGAACTGCTGGATGCTGCTGAAGGTAAAGGTGCTGCTGTTAAGAAGCGTGAAGACGTGCACCGTATGGCCGAAGCCAACAAAGCTTTCTCGCACTACCGCTTCTAA
- the rpsL gene encoding 30S ribosomal protein S12: protein MATINQLVRQPRKRIVEKSDVPALQNCPQRRGVCTRVYTTTPKKPNSALRKVCRVRLTNGFEVSSYIGGEGHNLQEHSVVLIRGGRVKDLPGVRYHTVRGSLDTSGVKGRNQGRSKYGTKRPK, encoded by the coding sequence ATGGCAACTATCAACCAGCTGGTACGTCAGCCGCGTAAGCGTATCGTCGAGAAATCCGACGTACCTGCGCTGCAGAACTGCCCGCAACGTCGTGGCGTGTGCACCCGTGTGTACACCACCACGCCGAAAAAACCTAACTCGGCACTGCGTAAAGTATGCCGTGTGCGCCTGACCAACGGTTTCGAGGTTTCCTCGTACATCGGCGGTGAAGGTCACAACCTGCAAGAGCACAGCGTGGTATTGATCCGCGGCGGTCGTGTAAAAGACTTGCCAGGTGTTCGTTACCACACCGTTCGCGGCTCCTTGGATACTTCCGGCGTTAAAGGCCGTAACCAGGGTCGTTCGAAGTACGGTACCAAGCGTCCGAAGTAA
- the rpoC gene encoding DNA-directed RNA polymerase subunit beta' yields MKDLLNLLKNQGQVEEFDAIRIGLASPEMIRSWSFGEVKKPETINYRTFKPERDGLFCAKIFGPVKDYECLCGKYKRLKHRGVICEKCGVEVALAKVRRERMAHIELASPVAHIWFLKSLPSRIGLLMDMTLRDIERVLYFESYVVIDPGMTTLEKGQLLNDEQYFEALEEFGDDFDARMGAEAVRELLHAIDLEHEIGRLREEIPQTNSETKIKKLSKRLKLMEAFQGSGNLPEWMVLTVLPVLPPDLRPLVPLDGGRFATSDLNDLYRRVINRNNRLKRLLDLSAPDIIVRNEKRMLQEAVDALLDNGRRGRAITGSNKRPLKSLADMIKGKQGRFRQNLLGKRVDYSGRSVITVGPTLRLHQCGLPKKMALELFKPFIFGKLEMRGLATTIKAAKKMVERELPEVWDVLAEVIREHPVLLNRAPTLHRLGIQAFEPVLIEGKAIQLHPLVCAAYNADFDGDQMAVHVPLTLEAQLEARALMMSTNNILSPANGEPIIVPSQDVVLGLYYMTREAINAKGEGRVFADLQEVDRVFRAGEAALHAKVKVRINETVNDRDGNSVSGTRIVDTTVGRALLFQVVPKGLSYDVVNLPMKKKAISKLINQCYRVVGLKETVIFADQLMYTGFAYSTISGVSIGVNDFVIPDEKARIIGAATDEVKEIESQYASGLVTQGEKYNKVIDLWSKANDEVSKAMMANLSKEKVIDRHGDEVDQESFNSMYMMADSGARGSAAQIRQLAGMRGLMAKPDGSIIETPITANFREGLSVLQYFISTHGARKGLADTALKTANSGYLTRRLVDVAQDLVVTEIDCGTEHGLLMTPHIEGGDVVEPLGERVLGRVIARDVFKPGTEDVIVPAGTLVDEKWVEFIELNSIDEVIVRSPISCETRYGICAKCYGRDLARGHQVNIGEAVGVIAAQSIGEPGTQLTMRTFHIGGAASRTSAADSVQVKNGGTVRLHNLKHVERVDGHLVAVSRSGELAIADDFGRERERYKLPYGAVISVKEGDKVDAGAIVAKWDPHTHPIVTEMKGTVTYVGMEEGITIKRQTDELTGMTNIEVLDAKDRPAAGKEIRPAVKMVDDNGKDLLLPGTDVIAQYFLPANALVGVADGAKIAIGDVIARIPQETSKTRDITGGLPRVADLFEARRPKEASILAEVSGTIAFGKETKGKRRLVITPNDGSDPYEELIPKWRHLNVFEGEQVNRGEVISDGPSDPHDILRLLGVSALAKYIVNEIQDVYRLQGVKINDKHIETILRQMLRKVEISESGDSSFIKGDQMELTHVLVENERLGAEDKFVSKFTRVLLGITKASLSTESFISAASFQETTRVLTEAAVTGKRDYLRGLKENVVVGRLIPAGTGLAYHSERKRRRDADKPLRVSASEVEAALTEALNSSGS; encoded by the coding sequence TTGAAAGACCTACTGAATTTGCTGAAAAACCAGGGTCAAGTCGAAGAGTTCGACGCCATCCGTATCGGATTGGCCTCGCCGGAGATGATCCGCTCGTGGTCGTTCGGTGAAGTTAAAAAGCCGGAAACCATCAACTACCGTACGTTCAAACCTGAGCGTGACGGTCTGTTCTGCGCCAAGATCTTTGGCCCGGTAAAGGATTACGAGTGCCTGTGCGGTAAGTACAAGCGCTTGAAGCACCGTGGTGTGATCTGCGAGAAGTGCGGCGTTGAAGTCGCGCTGGCCAAGGTTCGTCGTGAGCGCATGGCGCACATCGAACTGGCTTCGCCAGTTGCCCACATCTGGTTCCTGAAATCGCTGCCGTCCCGTATCGGCTTGCTGATGGACATGACCCTGCGTGATATCGAACGTGTTCTCTACTTCGAGAGCTATGTCGTTATCGATCCAGGCATGACCACCCTTGAAAAAGGTCAGCTGCTGAACGACGAGCAGTACTTCGAAGCGCTGGAAGAGTTCGGTGATGACTTCGACGCCCGCATGGGTGCTGAAGCTGTCCGCGAACTGCTGCACGCTATCGACCTGGAGCACGAGATTGGCCGTCTGCGCGAAGAGATTCCGCAAACCAACTCGGAAACCAAGATCAAGAAGCTGTCCAAGCGTCTGAAGTTGATGGAAGCCTTCCAGGGTTCCGGCAACCTGCCAGAGTGGATGGTACTGACCGTTCTGCCGGTTCTGCCGCCAGATCTGCGTCCACTTGTTCCGCTGGACGGCGGTCGTTTCGCGACGTCCGACCTCAACGATCTGTATCGTCGAGTGATCAACCGTAACAACCGTTTGAAGCGCCTGCTGGATCTGTCCGCTCCGGACATCATCGTGCGCAACGAAAAGCGTATGTTGCAGGAAGCTGTCGATGCGTTGCTCGACAACGGTCGTCGTGGTCGCGCTATCACTGGTTCGAACAAGCGTCCTCTGAAATCCCTGGCTGACATGATCAAGGGTAAGCAGGGTCGTTTCCGTCAGAACTTGCTCGGTAAGCGTGTTGACTACTCCGGTCGTTCGGTAATTACCGTAGGCCCGACCCTGCGTCTGCACCAGTGCGGTCTGCCGAAGAAGATGGCTCTCGAGCTGTTCAAACCGTTCATTTTCGGCAAGCTCGAAATGCGTGGTCTCGCGACTACCATCAAAGCGGCCAAGAAAATGGTCGAGCGCGAGCTGCCAGAGGTTTGGGACGTTCTCGCTGAAGTGATTCGCGAACACCCGGTCCTGCTCAACCGTGCACCGACCCTTCACCGTCTGGGTATCCAGGCGTTTGAACCGGTACTGATCGAAGGTAAGGCTATCCAGCTGCACCCTCTGGTCTGCGCCGCGTACAACGCCGACTTCGACGGCGACCAAATGGCCGTGCACGTACCGCTGACGCTGGAAGCCCAGCTCGAAGCGCGTGCGTTGATGATGTCGACCAACAACATTCTGTCGCCAGCCAACGGTGAGCCAATCATCGTTCCGTCGCAGGACGTTGTATTGGGTCTGTACTACATGACTCGTGAAGCGATCAACGCCAAAGGCGAAGGTCGTGTATTTGCGGATCTGCAGGAAGTTGACCGTGTGTTCCGTGCTGGCGAAGCCGCACTGCACGCCAAGGTCAAGGTTCGTATCAACGAAACCGTCAACGACCGTGACGGCAACAGCGTAAGCGGCACCCGTATCGTCGACACTACTGTCGGCCGTGCGCTGCTGTTCCAGGTTGTGCCAAAAGGTCTGTCGTACGACGTCGTCAACCTGCCGATGAAGAAAAAGGCGATCTCCAAGCTGATCAACCAGTGCTACCGCGTGGTTGGTCTGAAAGAGACCGTGATCTTCGCTGACCAGTTGATGTACACCGGTTTCGCTTACTCGACCATCTCCGGCGTTTCCATCGGTGTTAACGACTTCGTTATCCCGGATGAAAAAGCCCGCATCATCGGTGCAGCCACCGACGAAGTGAAAGAGATCGAGAGCCAGTACGCCTCCGGCCTGGTAACCCAGGGCGAGAAGTACAACAAAGTGATCGACCTTTGGTCGAAAGCGAACGATGAAGTTTCCAAGGCGATGATGGCTAACCTCTCGAAAGAGAAGGTCATCGACCGTCACGGCGACGAAGTCGATCAAGAGTCTTTCAACTCGATGTACATGATGGCCGACTCGGGTGCGCGGGGTTCCGCAGCACAGATTCGTCAGCTGGCCGGTATGCGTGGTCTGATGGCCAAGCCGGATGGTTCCATCATTGAAACGCCGATTACTGCGAACTTCCGTGAAGGTTTGAGCGTACTTCAGTACTTCATCTCGACTCACGGTGCTCGTAAAGGTCTGGCGGATACCGCGTTGAAAACTGCGAACTCCGGTTACCTGACTCGTCGTCTGGTAGACGTGGCGCAGGATCTGGTTGTAACCGAGATCGATTGCGGTACCGAACACGGTCTGCTGATGACTCCGCACATTGAAGGCGGTGACGTTGTAGAGCCGTTGGGTGAGCGCGTATTGGGTCGTGTTATCGCCCGTGACGTATTCAAGCCGGGTACCGAGGACGTTATCGTTCCTGCCGGCACTCTGGTTGACGAGAAGTGGGTCGAGTTCATCGAGCTGAACAGCATTGACGAAGTGATCGTGCGTTCGCCGATCAGCTGTGAAACCCGCTACGGCATCTGCGCCAAGTGCTACGGCCGTGATCTGGCTCGTGGTCACCAGGTGAACATCGGTGAAGCGGTCGGCGTTATCGCTGCCCAGTCCATCGGTGAGCCGGGTACCCAGCTGACGATGCGTACGTTCCACATCGGTGGTGCGGCAAGCCGTACTTCCGCTGCGGACAGCGTTCAGGTGAAAAATGGCGGTACCGTTCGTCTGCACAATTTGAAGCACGTGGAGCGAGTGGACGGTCACCTGGTTGCTGTGTCCCGTTCCGGTGAGCTGGCAATCGCTGACGATTTCGGCCGTGAGCGCGAGCGTTACAAGCTGCCGTACGGTGCTGTGATTTCGGTGAAAGAAGGTGACAAGGTCGACGCTGGCGCAATCGTGGCCAAGTGGGATCCGCACACTCACCCGATCGTTACCGAAATGAAAGGTACCGTGACCTACGTGGGCATGGAAGAAGGCATCACGATCAAGCGTCAGACTGACGAATTGACCGGTATGACCAACATTGAAGTACTCGACGCGAAAGATCGTCCGGCTGCGGGCAAAGAAATTCGTCCAGCAGTGAAGATGGTCGACGACAACGGCAAGGATCTGTTGCTGCCAGGCACTGACGTTATCGCTCAGTACTTCCTGCCAGCCAACGCCCTGGTCGGTGTGGCCGACGGTGCGAAGATTGCGATCGGTGATGTTATCGCTCGTATCCCGCAAGAAACTTCGAAAACCCGTGACATCACCGGTGGTCTGCCGCGTGTTGCCGACTTGTTCGAAGCCCGTCGCCCGAAAGAGGCGTCGATTCTGGCTGAAGTCAGCGGCACCATCGCGTTCGGTAAAGAGACCAAAGGCAAGCGCCGTCTGGTTATCACCCCGAACGACGGTAGCGATCCGTACGAAGAGCTGATTCCGAAGTGGCGTCACCTGAACGTCTTCGAAGGCGAACAGGTAAACCGCGGCGAAGTTATCTCCGACGGTCCAAGCGATCCGCATGACATCCTGCGTCTGCTGGGTGTAAGCGCGCTGGCCAAGTACATCGTCAACGAGATCCAGGACGTTTATCGTCTGCAAGGCGTGAAGATCAACGACAAGCACATCGAGACCATTCTGCGTCAGATGCTGCGTAAAGTTGAGATCTCCGAGTCCGGCGATTCCAGCTTCATCAAGGGCGACCAGATGGAACTGACTCACGTACTGGTAGAGAACGAGCGTCTGGGCGCGGAAGACAAGTTTGTCTCCAAGTTCACTCGCGTTCTGCTGGGTATCACCAAGGCGTCGTTGTCCACCGAATCGTTCATCTCGGCGGCTTCCTTCCAGGAAACCACCCGTGTACTGACCGAAGCGGCAGTCACCGGCAAGCGCGATTATCTGCGCGGCCTGAAAGAAAACGTGGTCGTGGGTCGTCTGATCCCGGCTGGTACCGGTCTGGCTTATCACAGCGAGCGCAAGCGTCGCCGTGATGCTGACAAACCGTTGCGCGTAAGCGCCAGTGAAGTGGAAGCTGCACTGACCGAAGCGCTGAACTCGAGCGGTAGCTGA